A window of the Halopseudomonas phragmitis genome harbors these coding sequences:
- a CDS encoding FAD-dependent oxidoreductase, which yields MSAEKRFTPARACSLDQVPHWDLETDVLVVGFGAAGACAAIEARQAGAEVLVLEVAAAGGGSASLSGGEVYVGGSGGTDVQREHGFVDSTEDLQQYLLMAGGPAADAERVAIYAGNGVSHFNWLREQGVPFKGTYLPGKWIEPPTDDTLLWSGNEKAWPYVEKANPAPRGHTVQFTGWGGGKVLMQVLCERAVQLGADVHYNTRALTLVVDAGQVIGAVVREEGVVRFVRARRGVILCAGGFICNSEMVKRFVPAALDCELPVTGGNDDGSGIRMGISVGAATLNMQEFFATLPFFPPESLVKGIFINGRGQRFINEDSYHGRVAHYVLRQPDGRAWLLVDNEIFGRPVIQEDIQIAAVGETWAEVERELGLPEGALVHTVEEFNRLASTGNDPYFHKAAEWLRPLTEPPFAALSYCKGDFQGHAFTLGGLATRPSGEVLDADGQPIPGLFAAGRTACGLPRWGEGYSSGLSLGDSTFFGRQAGRKAAGQSVV from the coding sequence ATGAGTGCCGAAAAACGCTTTACTCCCGCCCGGGCCTGCTCGTTGGATCAGGTGCCGCACTGGGATCTTGAAACTGATGTGCTGGTGGTGGGGTTTGGTGCGGCTGGTGCCTGCGCGGCGATTGAGGCGCGCCAGGCCGGTGCAGAGGTTTTGGTGCTGGAAGTTGCTGCCGCTGGTGGTGGTAGTGCCAGCCTGTCGGGGGGCGAGGTCTACGTCGGGGGCAGTGGTGGTACTGATGTGCAGCGTGAACATGGGTTTGTCGACAGCACCGAGGACCTGCAGCAGTATCTCCTGATGGCCGGAGGACCGGCTGCCGATGCCGAGCGGGTGGCAATCTATGCTGGCAACGGAGTCAGTCATTTCAATTGGCTGCGTGAGCAGGGCGTACCATTCAAGGGAACCTATCTGCCGGGCAAGTGGATCGAGCCACCAACCGACGACACCTTGCTCTGGTCCGGCAACGAAAAAGCCTGGCCCTATGTTGAAAAGGCCAATCCGGCGCCGCGCGGGCATACAGTGCAGTTCACGGGCTGGGGTGGCGGCAAGGTGCTGATGCAGGTGTTGTGTGAGCGTGCCGTGCAGCTTGGGGCTGATGTGCATTACAACACCCGGGCGTTGACGCTGGTGGTGGATGCCGGGCAAGTGATCGGGGCTGTAGTCCGGGAAGAGGGCGTAGTGCGTTTTGTCCGGGCTAGGCGCGGGGTGATCCTGTGCGCCGGTGGTTTTATCTGCAACAGTGAAATGGTCAAGCGTTTTGTACCAGCAGCGTTGGACTGTGAGTTGCCGGTAACTGGCGGCAATGATGATGGTTCGGGCATTCGTATGGGCATTAGTGTTGGTGCGGCAACACTCAACATGCAGGAGTTTTTTGCCACCTTGCCATTTTTCCCGCCCGAATCTCTGGTCAAGGGGATTTTTATCAACGGACGTGGGCAGCGCTTCATTAATGAAGACAGCTATCACGGCCGGGTAGCTCATTATGTGCTGCGCCAGCCGGATGGGCGTGCCTGGTTGTTGGTCGACAACGAAATTTTTGGTCGTCCGGTGATCCAGGAAGATATTCAGATAGCTGCTGTAGGTGAAACCTGGGCTGAGGTTGAGCGGGAGTTGGGCTTGCCGGAAGGTGCTCTGGTACATACGGTCGAGGAATTCAATCGCCTGGCGAGTACGGGTAACGATCCCTATTTCCATAAGGCTGCAGAGTGGCTACGACCACTGACCGAGCCTCCGTTTGCAGCTCTGAGTTATTGCAAGGGGGACTTCCAGGGTCATGCTTTTACTCTGGGCGGTCTGGCCACTCGGCCCAGTGGCGAGGTACTGGATGCTGATGGTCAGCCAATCCCCGGACTGTTTGCCGCAGGTCGGACCGCCTGCGGTCTGCCGCGCTGGGGCGAGGGCTACAGCTCTGGTCTTTCGCTGGGTGATTCCACCTTTTTTGGTCGTCAGGCGGGACGCAAGGCAGCTGGTCAATCGGTTGTCTGA
- a CDS encoding acyl-CoA dehydrogenase family protein produces MSDLEAFRAETRAWLEANCPASMRTAMPSDEMVWGGRNLEFKHEDQRLWFERMRDKGWFCPDWPSEYGGGGLDHQHLAILEAEMRRLRCRPPQINLGIWMLGPVLLEYASEEQKQRFLPPMARGEVRWCQGFSEPNAGSDLASLRTSAVLDGDDYVINGTKIWTSYGNKSDWMYALVRTGPMVPKQAGISLIVLDMQSPGVTVTPIDLISGKSSFCQVFFDNVRVPKSQLIGQVNEGWKLAKALLQHERRAMSKFSEFALPTHFDLDEFLQRCLPQPTSADEVVLHQRAIACMMNEEAYSLTNRRMTDSLRARQDVSGLMAISKLVHSEQEREKFELLLELLGHEALGWEGQGFSPRDLELTGAWLMSYAQTIAGGSSEVQLNVIAKRVLGLPDAK; encoded by the coding sequence ATGAGTGATCTAGAAGCTTTCCGCGCAGAAACCAGGGCCTGGCTGGAAGCCAATTGCCCCGCGTCGATGCGTACCGCCATGCCATCCGACGAAATGGTTTGGGGCGGCCGCAATCTGGAGTTCAAACATGAGGATCAGCGGCTCTGGTTCGAGCGCATGCGTGATAAAGGCTGGTTCTGTCCGGATTGGCCGAGCGAGTATGGCGGTGGTGGCCTGGATCATCAGCACTTGGCCATTCTTGAGGCGGAAATGCGTCGCTTGCGCTGTCGCCCACCGCAGATCAATCTGGGGATCTGGATGCTCGGCCCGGTTCTGCTCGAATACGCCAGTGAAGAGCAGAAACAGCGCTTCCTGCCGCCTATGGCGCGCGGCGAAGTACGCTGGTGTCAGGGCTTCTCAGAGCCTAATGCCGGCTCTGATCTGGCCAGTCTGAGAACCAGTGCGGTGCTGGATGGCGATGACTATGTCATCAACGGCACCAAAATCTGGACCTCATACGGCAACAAGTCTGACTGGATGTATGCCTTGGTGCGTACTGGTCCGATGGTGCCCAAGCAAGCAGGCATCAGCCTGATCGTGCTGGACATGCAGTCGCCTGGCGTCACAGTGACCCCGATTGATCTGATCAGCGGCAAATCCAGCTTCTGTCAGGTTTTCTTCGACAATGTTCGGGTGCCCAAATCGCAGTTGATCGGGCAGGTCAACGAAGGCTGGAAACTGGCCAAGGCGCTTTTACAGCACGAACGCCGGGCGATGTCGAAGTTCAGCGAATTTGCTCTGCCGACTCATTTCGATCTGGACGAGTTTCTTCAGCGCTGCCTACCGCAACCGACCAGCGCCGATGAAGTGGTTCTACATCAGAGAGCCATCGCCTGCATGATGAATGAAGAAGCCTACAGCCTGACCAATCGGCGTATGACGGACAGCCTGCGGGCGCGTCAGGATGTCTCCGGGTTGATGGCCATCTCCAAACTGGTTCACAGCGAGCAGGAGCGGGAGAAGTTCGAACTTTTGCTGGAATTGCTTGGCCATGAGGCGCTGGGTTGGGAAGGGCAGGGATTTTCACCGCGAGATCTGGAACTGACCGGAGCCTGGTTGATGAGCTATGCCCAGACCATTGCTGGCGGCTCATCTGAAGTTCAGTTGAACGTCATTGCCAAGCGTGTGCTTGGCCTGCCTGATGCCAAGTAA